The Oncorhynchus nerka isolate Pitt River linkage group LG9a, Oner_Uvic_2.0, whole genome shotgun sequence genome has a segment encoding these proteins:
- the bmt2 gene encoding S-adenosylmethionine sensor upstream of mTORC1 isoform X2, which produces MGDFEKIWREHCEDEQTLSEYALAMRNLADNHWAKTCEGEGRIEWCRSVCQEYFQDGGMKRMLEKDEKSARLAMAMSATALSDQPYSSSIPRSIPQLGKMRLLDVGSCFNPFLKFDEFLTVGIDIVPAVESVYKCDFLNLQLQQPLQLAGDTVEAFLRQLRSPIDSLPAQLFHVVVFSLLLSYFPSPYQRWICCKKAHELLELHGLLLIITPDSSHQNRHTLMMRSWRVAVESLGFRRCKYIKFSHMHLIAFRKVSLATTSDLVSRNYPEMLYIPQDFQSPEEEDYTDVPVQVRSDFEDDQLAWGFMELPDTPYDSDSGESQSSSVPFLHELEDPILLQS; this is translated from the exons A TGGGGGATTTTGAGAAAATCTGGCGAGAGCACTGTGAAGATGAACAGACTCTGAGTGAATACGCCCTGGCCATGAGGAACCTGGCTGACAACCACTGGGCCAAGACCTGCGAGGGAGAGGGACGCATCGAGTGGTGTCGCAG TGTTTGCCAGGAGTATTTTCAGGATGGTGGGATGAAAAGAATGTTGGAGAAGGATGAGAAGAGTGCCAGGCTTGCCATGGCCATGTCGGCCACAGCTCTGAGTGATCAGCCCTATAGCTCCTCTATCCCCAG GTCCATCCCCCAGCTTGGTAAAATGCGGCTGCTGGACGTTGGCAGCTGTTTTAACCCCTTCCTGAAGTTTGACGAGTTCCTCACAGTCGGTATTGACATAGTGCCTGCGGTCGAG AGTGTATACAAGTGTGACTTCCTCAACCTCCAGCTCCAGCAGCCTCTGCAACTGGCTGGCGACACAGTGGAAGCCTTCCTGAGACAGCTGCGTAGCCCCATCGACTCCCTGCCCGCCCAGCTCTTCCACGTAGTAGTCTTCTCTCTGCTCCTGTCCTACTTCCCCTCGCCTTACCAGCGCTGGATCTGCTGCAAGAAGGCCCACGAGCTGCTGGAACTGCACGGCCTGCTGCTCATCATCACCCCAGACTCCTCCCACCAGAACCGCCACACCCTCATGATGCGCAGCTGGCGCGTGGCGGTGGAGTCGCTTGGCTTCAGGCGCTGCAAGTACATCAAGTTCTCCCACATGCACCTCATCGCCTTCCGCAAGGTGTCCCTGGCCACCACCAGCGACCTGGTCAGCCGTAACTACCCCGAGATGCTCTACATTCCTCAGGACTTCCAATCCCCCGAGGAGGAGGACTACACCGACGTGCCAGTTCAAGTGCGCTCTGACTTCGAGGACGACCAGCTGGCGTGGGGCTTCATGGAGCTGCCCGACACGCCATATGACTCGGATAGCGGAGAGAGCCAGAGCAGCTCTGTACCCTTCCTACACGAGCTGGAGGACCCCATTCTACTGCAGAGCTGA
- the bmt2 gene encoding S-adenosylmethionine sensor upstream of mTORC1 isoform X1 — protein sequence MDPVNNAETGETETELEPCYVLIPKETRCKKKEQEKLSGVVKNVHRKLRRKYREVGDFEKIWREHCEDEQTLSEYALAMRNLADNHWAKTCEGEGRIEWCRSVCQEYFQDGGMKRMLEKDEKSARLAMAMSATALSDQPYSSSIPRSIPQLGKMRLLDVGSCFNPFLKFDEFLTVGIDIVPAVESVYKCDFLNLQLQQPLQLAGDTVEAFLRQLRSPIDSLPAQLFHVVVFSLLLSYFPSPYQRWICCKKAHELLELHGLLLIITPDSSHQNRHTLMMRSWRVAVESLGFRRCKYIKFSHMHLIAFRKVSLATTSDLVSRNYPEMLYIPQDFQSPEEEDYTDVPVQVRSDFEDDQLAWGFMELPDTPYDSDSGESQSSSVPFLHELEDPILLQS from the exons ATGGACCCGGTGAACAatgctgagacaggagagacagaaacCGAACTGGAACCGTGCTACGTTCTCATTCCGAAAGAAACGCGGTGCAAAAAAAAGGAGCAGGAAAAACTGTCCGGAGTTGTCAAGAACGTCCATAGAAAACTGCGAAGAAAATACAGAGAAG TGGGGGATTTTGAGAAAATCTGGCGAGAGCACTGTGAAGATGAACAGACTCTGAGTGAATACGCCCTGGCCATGAGGAACCTGGCTGACAACCACTGGGCCAAGACCTGCGAGGGAGAGGGACGCATCGAGTGGTGTCGCAG TGTTTGCCAGGAGTATTTTCAGGATGGTGGGATGAAAAGAATGTTGGAGAAGGATGAGAAGAGTGCCAGGCTTGCCATGGCCATGTCGGCCACAGCTCTGAGTGATCAGCCCTATAGCTCCTCTATCCCCAG GTCCATCCCCCAGCTTGGTAAAATGCGGCTGCTGGACGTTGGCAGCTGTTTTAACCCCTTCCTGAAGTTTGACGAGTTCCTCACAGTCGGTATTGACATAGTGCCTGCGGTCGAG AGTGTATACAAGTGTGACTTCCTCAACCTCCAGCTCCAGCAGCCTCTGCAACTGGCTGGCGACACAGTGGAAGCCTTCCTGAGACAGCTGCGTAGCCCCATCGACTCCCTGCCCGCCCAGCTCTTCCACGTAGTAGTCTTCTCTCTGCTCCTGTCCTACTTCCCCTCGCCTTACCAGCGCTGGATCTGCTGCAAGAAGGCCCACGAGCTGCTGGAACTGCACGGCCTGCTGCTCATCATCACCCCAGACTCCTCCCACCAGAACCGCCACACCCTCATGATGCGCAGCTGGCGCGTGGCGGTGGAGTCGCTTGGCTTCAGGCGCTGCAAGTACATCAAGTTCTCCCACATGCACCTCATCGCCTTCCGCAAGGTGTCCCTGGCCACCACCAGCGACCTGGTCAGCCGTAACTACCCCGAGATGCTCTACATTCCTCAGGACTTCCAATCCCCCGAGGAGGAGGACTACACCGACGTGCCAGTTCAAGTGCGCTCTGACTTCGAGGACGACCAGCTGGCGTGGGGCTTCATGGAGCTGCCCGACACGCCATATGACTCGGATAGCGGAGAGAGCCAGAGCAGCTCTGTACCCTTCCTACACGAGCTGGAGGACCCCATTCTACTGCAGAGCTGA